A genome region from Pseudomonadota bacterium includes the following:
- a CDS encoding YkgJ family cysteine cluster protein, producing the protein MSANNKNSAAKPSSRNLRSRGRARTNTGNVNGPSRARPAPRTARDREAPALVPCVGCGLCCTYVAVEVDQPNTLKRATEILWFLYHERVSVFRDGDGEWYVQFETTCRHLTDDRSCRIYPHRPHTCREYEAAECEVNADDEGLYLKTAGEFLDYLRRYRKRIYAKVKDGFEPDAVRVESRHARRKRLPVFHTNLQRMRAMRSHTAP; encoded by the coding sequence TCGCGCACGCACCAACACGGGCAACGTGAATGGCCCGTCGCGCGCCCGGCCAGCACCACGCACGGCGCGTGACCGCGAAGCCCCAGCACTGGTGCCATGCGTCGGCTGCGGTCTGTGTTGCACCTACGTGGCGGTCGAGGTCGATCAGCCCAACACGTTGAAACGCGCGACCGAAATCCTCTGGTTTCTTTACCACGAGCGAGTTAGCGTCTTCCGCGACGGTGACGGCGAGTGGTACGTCCAATTCGAGACTACCTGCAGGCATCTCACCGACGATCGAAGCTGCCGCATCTACCCACATCGTCCTCACACATGCCGCGAATACGAAGCGGCCGAATGCGAGGTAAACGCTGATGACGAAGGGCTGTACCTGAAGACCGCCGGCGAATTCCTCGACTACCTGCGCCGCTACCGCAAGCGCATTTACGCCAAGGTCAAGGACGGTTTCGAGCCTGATGCGGTCCGCGTGGAATCGCGGCATGCGCGTCGCAAACGTCTGCCCGTGTTCCACACCAATCTGCAACGCATGCGCGCCATGCGGTCCCACACGGCTCCCTAG
- a CDS encoding 3-oxoacyl-ACP synthase: MPGVNIVGTGLYVPGEPVPNAALERVMDTSDSWIVQRTGIRQRHYAANGVGASDLGTKAAERALADAGLTAGDIDYLIFGTMTPDYLFPGSGGLCGAKLGVPGVPALDLRQQCALVPFGLQVADGLVNTGSAETVLFVAGEAHAGFMPWSAWDVVRGSRRTVPQEEYERATRHRGIAVVFGDGAGAMVLRRASQPGRGLLGTRLLTDGRDRDFIQFSAAGFRRLPAVHPAMLARDEHIPTMRGPELFKRAVKELPRVVSDLCRAHGVEIRDIDCVIAHQANERINEAVRQSLGLPPAKMPSNIANYGNTSGATIFILLDELRRDGRIGPGDLLCFVALGAGLHWGASLLRL; this comes from the coding sequence ATGCCGGGAGTGAACATCGTCGGTACCGGGCTTTATGTCCCCGGCGAGCCGGTGCCTAACGCGGCGCTCGAGCGCGTCATGGATACCAGCGACAGCTGGATCGTTCAGCGCACGGGCATTCGGCAGCGCCACTATGCGGCCAATGGCGTTGGGGCGAGCGACCTGGGCACCAAGGCGGCGGAGCGGGCGCTGGCCGACGCCGGCTTGACGGCCGGCGATATCGACTACCTCATCTTCGGAACCATGACCCCGGACTACCTTTTTCCGGGGTCGGGCGGACTGTGTGGAGCCAAGCTCGGTGTGCCCGGGGTACCCGCGCTCGACCTTCGCCAGCAATGCGCGCTCGTACCGTTCGGCCTGCAGGTGGCGGACGGACTGGTGAACACCGGCTCCGCCGAGACGGTGCTCTTTGTCGCGGGCGAAGCGCATGCCGGCTTCATGCCCTGGAGCGCCTGGGATGTGGTCCGCGGCAGCCGGCGCACCGTTCCCCAGGAAGAGTACGAGCGAGCGACGCGGCATCGAGGAATCGCCGTGGTCTTTGGAGACGGCGCCGGCGCCATGGTGCTGCGACGAGCTTCGCAGCCTGGCCGCGGTCTGCTCGGAACGCGGTTGCTCACAGACGGACGCGATCGCGACTTCATCCAGTTCTCCGCGGCAGGCTTTCGCCGGCTGCCGGCCGTTCACCCCGCCATGCTCGCACGCGACGAGCACATCCCGACCATGCGGGGGCCGGAGTTGTTCAAACGAGCGGTCAAGGAGCTGCCCAGGGTGGTCTCCGACCTGTGCCGCGCACACGGGGTCGAAATAAGGGACATTGACTGCGTCATCGCCCACCAAGCCAACGAGCGCATAAACGAAGCGGTCCGGCAGTCCCTGGGACTGCCCCCGGCCAAGATGCCTTCCAACATCGCCAACTACGGCAACACGTCCGGAGCCACGATCTTCATCTTGCTCGACGAGCTGCGCCGCGACGGGCGAATTGGGCCAGGCGACCTGCTTTGCTTTGTTGCGCTGGGTGCAGGCCTGCATTGGGGCGCATCGCTATTGCGTCTTTGA